The DNA window TCACGGTGGCGGGGGTGGAGATTCTGGAACCTCTCCCAGAGCTGCTCGAAGCGTGGGTGATCCCGGCTCAGGCGGACTGAGAGGAAGCCTTTGAAACGCTCCGCTTCGGGGGCATGGCGATCTACGAAGAAGTCCGCGTCCGGCGCGGTGAAAGGTTGAACCGCAATCTCCGGGCCTGTCCGGGAGGTCCATTCGTAGCCGTCCCGAGATTCGTAGGCGGTGACGGTCAACGACTCCACCTTTGCGCCGGGCGGGATGGCCGGGCTTCCCCGGTCCGAAGCGTTGGTATTCAGCCTCCACGCACGGTAGACACCCTCATCGAAGACACTTCCGCGAGGCGGAATGGGATCGAGAGGGCCTTCCTTGCGACACGGTTGCGCTTCGAGCCTTATCCCGAAGGGCGTCGGGCCGAGATCCGCGATCGCGTCAACCTGCGGCATCGGCGGGTCGTTCAGCGGCAGCAATTCGCCCGCCCGGTTCCTCCAGAGCAATCCACCCGAGTCGACGATACGCAGATCCGTAAAGAGGTATTTCCGTGGCGCTGATGGCCGGGAAAGCCCGGTCGACGCTGAACCCTGAAGACTCAGGTCCGTCCCGCCGTCCAGTGAAGATGCCCGGCTCAGGCTCAGGGATGTGCCAATCGCGCCGCTGCCGACAAGGTGAATGAATTTCCTTCGATTCATGTGTTGGTCGATATGTTGATGAAAGATGATGCCTTGGAAACTTGCCGGGAGTGCCTCGGGGGGGCGGGAACGGAGCGGATCAAGGAAAGGGGAATAGTCGGATCTCTATATTTCGCGTTTGACCCCTTTTCAGCGCCGTCACGACCACGGTCTCGGCGGCCGGGGCCTTGACCCGAAATGTGATGGTGCGGTCGGGGTGCAACTCGGGGGAGGTGAGCGGCGGTCTGAAGGGAATGAGGTTATCCGCGTTGGGCCGGGGATTTCAGTCGAGGTTGGCGTCGGCCTGTTGGACGAAGGCTCCCGAGGCGGAGAGCAGCAGGGCGGTGAGGATCGGGCGGAATATGTGATCACTGTTCGAGCGAGATTTCGAGTTGGGTGAACGAGTGGGCCGGGAAGGTGTGGCTGATGCGGTTGCTCCCGAACTTGAAGTCGCTGGTGGCGATCGAGACCTGTTCCTCGTCGATCGTGTTGGTCGCTTCGATGGAATTCGCGGTGATGAGGTGCACCTTGCCCTCTCCGGTGTAGTCGCCGGCCTGCAGTTCGACGTCGGCCTCGATGGCGTCGGTTTCGCTGCGATTGACCACGTTCACGAACAGTTTGCCCTGAGCTTCGTTGATGACCGCGGTGACGTCGAGCACCGGAATGTCTTGGAAGATCTCGGTGTTGTAGGTTTCGCAGCGGGTAAGGACGTCGAGCGAGGTGCCGCGGCAGTGGTTGGAATAAAGGTGGAAGGGGTAGTAGAGGGAGGTCTTGTAGCTGCCGTCGGGGGTGATGCCGGCGAGGCTGCTGAGGAAGGTGAGGTTCGCCATTTTGACGATGTCGGCGTGGCGGATGAAGGCGTTGAGATGTTGGGCCAGGAGCAGCGGACCGGCGAGGGTGTTGCCACGGGCACCGTATTCGTCGAAGGCGATGTAGATGGGGCGATCGGTCCCGGATTTGACCATTGCACGTTGGATCTGGCCGCGGGTGACTTCGATGATGCGATTGATCTCCAGACCGAGGGACATCTGGTCGGCGAAGGTGGGTTCCACGCCCTCGTCCAGCGCGCGCAGGACCTGGAACACGTAGCGGTGGACGGAGAGGTAGTCGATATCACCGGCCAGTCCGTCGAGCACGTAGTCGGTCCAGTCGGTCCAGCCGTCCTTGGGGTCGTAGGTGGAAGTGACCAGCGGATAAAGAGACGGACCGGCGGCGACGAGCAGGATGTCTCTGTCGACGTTTTCCATGAGCTTGGCCGCCTCGCGGGCAAACTTCACGTAGTCCTCCTTGTTCTTGTGGCCGAGTTGCCACGGACCGTCGGGTTCGTTGCCGAGGGCCCAGTATTTGACTCCGTAGGGTTCGGGGTGGCCATACTCGGCGCGGAGGTCGGCCCAGCGTGTGCCGGTGGGCGCGTTGGTGTATTCGACCCAATCCGCGGCCTCTTCAATCGTGCCGGTCCCGGCGTTGATGCAGATGAAATTCTCGGCGCCCA is part of the Opitutaceae bacterium genome and encodes:
- a CDS encoding alpha-L-arabinofuranosidase C-terminal domain-containing protein, with translation MKKLSILLTSLFLTGTFLSPVAAREPALIKIDPDRTIGEVHPNVFGSFLEPVKREGSIFSRGVVYGPLYDPESPHSDENGFRKDYIEQIKDLNVSVIRWPGGNFVSGHHWKDAIGPKDQRPVTLDLSRTRPESNQMGTDEYIALCNLVGAENFICINAGTGTIEEAADWVEYTNAPTGTRWADLRAEYGHPEPYGVKYWALGNEPDGPWQLGHKNKEDYVKFAREAAKLMENVDRDILLVAAGPSLYPLVTSTYDPKDGWTDWTDYVLDGLAGDIDYLSVHRYVFQVLRALDEGVEPTFADQMSLGLEINRIIEVTRGQIQRAMVKSGTDRPIYIAFDEYGARGNTLAGPLLLAQHLNAFIRHADIVKMANLTFLSSLAGITPDGSYKTSLYYPFHLYSNHCRGTSLDVLTRCETYNTEIFQDIPVLDVTAVINEAQGKLFVNVVNRSETDAIEADVELQAGDYTGEGKVHLITANSIEATNTIDEEQVSIATSDFKFGSNRISHTFPAHSFTQLEISLEQ